The nucleotide sequence TTTTTAATCACAACACCCATAGCACTTTCAAGTCCTTGTGAGCTAAGAAATTCATCAAACTCCTGTTGTGCTAATTTTTTATGTTTTTCAATAATAGTATCCATTGTCTTATAAACATTATCTGATTTTTTCTTTGAAACATCATCAGCTACAAATGATATTCCCAACTCATTAAAAGCCATTGTTCCTGTACTTTCATTTACCATATAGACACTTCCTTCATCTTTTATTCAAATTCCGATTTAAAACGCTTTCCCATGCTTATACGGTCTATCTTTATTTATCTCCATCTTCTTTTTAATCTCTTCCTCTAAATCTATACCTAGTCCGCCGCATAAATCTCCAAGTCTTATTGCTACATCTGCTAATTCTTCCTTGAAGTTGTTTAAATCATTCTTTCTAAGCCCTTCCATTGCTTCTGATACTTCGCCTGTAATAAGCATAAGTCTTGTACATATAGCATTAATTTTAAAAGTTTTAATTGAGCTTGGTGAAAGTTTTGTTTTGCCATACATTATTTCGTCAATAACATCTTGAATTCTTTCAAAGTCCTCCCAAAATCCATGTGCCTTTGCATTACTATAAGCTTCTTTAGCTAATTCATTAATCTTCATTTTCTATTACCTCCACCCCTATATCATTACACTTTACACACGCAAACATAAATGACTCTCTGTAGTTTTTGCCCTGTACTGTAAAATGTCTATTATTCTTAAATATAACCTTGCCTTTTATAATTTTATCTTCTGCATTTGCATTAGTAAGACATGTTATTCTTACTTTATCTCCTATTTTCATCTTCTTCTATCCATCCTTCCACTATTTTTATACTTTCTAACACTCCATAGCCTTCATAGACAAGTTTTATTACTTGTCCAATATATTTGTCTATCCCCATAACTTAAAGCCCTCCTGTTGGCTTTCAAGATAATTATAAATTTTTTCTATCTCCTGCTTAAATTCGTTCCAGTGCTTTATACTTCCAAGATTTAAATAAGCTTCGTTTTTATATAAAACCAATTGATTATTTTTAATTAAATACTGCCCGTTATTGCCCTTTGCTGTAATAACTCCGTTCTTTTCTGTTACATGCATATTAATTTTTACGTTTTGGCTTTTTAAGTACTCACGCCTCCACCCCATATAATAGTTTTCTGCTGTTCTACGTTCTATAGAAAACATTGTTTTTATTTTTTCTATTGCCTCGCTTCTCTCTATATGGTCCGCATTAGACTTCATCCATTTATTGAATGCTTTCATATCTATCTTTTTATTTTTAACTTTTATATCTTCTAGAACTGTATTTATTTTATATACACTTAAGCCAAATCTTCTGCTAAGCTCTGTAATGCCCATTCCGTCTTTATACGCTTCTCTTATTTGCTCCTTAATAGATGCGCTTATTTTCTTTCTCATAAAACCACCTCAATACAATATTTTTCTAAGAAGTTCTGTTTTCTTCTTAGCTTCCTCTATCCTTATACTTTTGGATGTATTTTCAACCGGCGTACACATTTCAAATATTCTACTTTCTGTGCGCTCATGGTATTGGTCCGCTAATACCCCATGTCTTTTGCTTGGATTTATTTCTAAATTTGATGTAATTATAAGTGGTAACTTGCTTCTATATCTGCTATCAACTATGTTATAGATCATGCTCCTGGACCATTCCGAACTCTTTTCAGTTCCTAAATCGTCGATAATTAATAAATCTGCATTTATAAAACTTCTAATAATATCGCTTTCAGCTTCTTTCCCCCAGCTGTTGTATGTCTTTTGTATCCTGCTTAAAAGTCCATTTATGCTAACACATACAACTGGTATATACTGCTTTAAAAGCTCATTTGCTATTGCACTTGCAAGATAAGTCTTTCCATTTCCAGCGCTACCGTAAATTAATAATCCCAATCCTTGTTGCTTACATTCTTTAAAATTATCTGCATATCTTCTCCCTAAGTTATACATGCTTCTGGAACCTTTATTAAAATCCCAGTTTTCGAAATTACTTTCTCTAAACTTTTCATCCATCAAACTATTTGTTATTAACTCATTAAGCCTGTTTTGCTTTTTAAGCATTTCTTCATGTTGTCTTTTTTCATGCCATGCTTTACTCTCACACTCACACATTGTCTTAACAATCCTATCTATACCTAAGATAGTTACTTTCTTATAAATATTCTTACCACACTTAGTGCAAGTTTCTTCAAGCTTATTACAGCTTGATTCCGATACCTTCTCTGTCCCTGTCGGTGTTATCTTGTTTAGTTGGTCCATTACTTACCTCCTTATCGTTGTATCTTCCCTCAAGTACTTTTGTAAAATTTGTATCATTCTTAAATATCCAATCAAAATCTACAATCCATTGCTTACCATTACCACCTTGAAGAAATTTAGATTGTTTTATATTATTAATTGCTTTTAGAATATCCTCTATAGTTAGCTTTAAGCTGTTTATTCTAGCCTTAACCTTATCTTTGCGTCTATCCGTGATATTTCTAAGAGGTTTAATAGGACTAGGTAAATCGTTCCATACGATAAGAATATCCTGCCAAGGTATTCTATTTACTTCTTCTTCTCCTTCTTCTTTCTTATTCTTATTCTTCTTTCTCCTTTCTTCTTCTGTTGCGTTACATTCCGTTACTGTAACGTTACAATTAGCGTTACTTTCTATAAGTTTCTCCCTATATTTTTTTACTCTTAATCTTGTTTGTTCTCTTACTTTATCAAGGGTTTCAATGTTTTGGTGCTTCTCCCAATTAGTAATATAGTAAGCATCATTTATAATCTCTATCATGCCAAATTTTTTAAATGTTTCTAGTGCAAGTCTTATAGTATTTAAAGGCCTGTTAAATAAACTACTTAGCATTTCATCAGTGTAATATATTTTATCGCTTAGCATCAGCAAGCCACTTCTATTTGTCTTACCAGATAAGCAAAGTATTTTAAACCAAATTACTAACAATGCATCAGCTTCTGGCATCTTTTCAATCAACTTTATTTTTTCATCATCAAAGATATTAACCACTATCTTGATCCACTTAATGTCTGCCATCTATTCACTTCCTTTTTATCGAGAGAGTTTTAAAAACTCCCTCTTTGTGTTATAATTTATCTTGGATTTTTTATTTTGTGCCCTTTGCCGAGGGTATTTTTTAATGTCTGCATCTTAAATTTTCAATTTGTTCTTTAAGCCCATCTATATTTTCTTTAAGTTCGTCTATCTTTGCTTTCAAACTAAAATTTTCTTTATCTATTTCATAGTAACTTGGGCTGTCATAAACCTCTTTCCATATCTCTTCTAGCTCTTTATCATCAGCATCTTTAAGATATTTTAACGCTATCTCTTTTACTATACTTGATTCTCTGATTTCTACTGTATTGCTGTTATCTCTTATCACTACAGCTCCATTGTTATAATCCACTTCATCCCATTTACTTGGACATATAATACTATTTATATCCACCTTTATCACCTCACTTTTGATGTTCCATACATAATACTTTGCCAAATTTACTCTTACTGTAGCTTGCCACTTTTTCGCTTACGCTTTTACCACATACAGCACACTTGTAAGTATTGCTATTAGGCTTCACAGTAGCTTTTTTATCTAAAGGTATACTAACTGTAGCTTTATCTATATCAGTGCTTATTTTAGTCCCTAGCTTGTATCTAACCACATTATTGTTATCTACTATCTCAAGTTGGTTTATTTCTCGCTCTTGGTTATAATTTATTGACTTAACTTTAAAATGTATTTTAGGGCTTAACTGCACTCTGCCTTTGTTTTCTGTTACTTCATCTGGTTTTAAGCCTATCCATATAAAGGGACTTGTATATAATTCTCTGCCTATTCCAAAGTTGAAACATGCCCTTTTAAAGCTGTCTGATGCTTGACCTTTTTCCTTTTCTGTATTGCTTTCAGTTCCTACATCTTGCTTACTAATCCACATTTGTTTGTCTTCATCATAAACTCTTACAGTACAGAAAAGATTGCCATTAACTAATTGATGTTCTCTTTCCCACCCAAGTACTCCAAAGGTTTCATCAAGTATTTTCATATCACACCTTGCATCTTTATAAAGCAGTAAAACACATCCGCTTTTCTTTACGCTTTGCACTCTACATTCTATCTCACTTGCTTTTAAAAGCCTTATATTTGCCATTTAAAATATGTCCCCCAATCCTTCGTATGTTTCTTTACTTATTTCCATATAGTTTTTTCTTTCAGAAAATCGCTTCTGCCATACCAAACTACTAGTTTTATAAGTGCATCCATTTAATATATTTGCATAATATTTCATGCTATCACTTCTTTTCAATAACTCTGCTTGCCCACATATCAGCAAAATGTAAAAGCATTTGTAGTGATCTTTCTTTGCCATTAAGCTGATATTTTAAATCGCTGTACATGCCATTGTGATAAAGTATTGCAAAGTTTTCTTCTTCTGTAAGCTCTATAAAATGGCTTGCTATTTGTATTGATCTTATTTCATGTGGAACTGATAAAAGATTACTGTTTGTAGTAAATGGTTTCTTCTCTGACTGAACATAGCCGCCTTTTCTGTCCGATATTAAGTTTGGTATATAATTAAGTTTTCCAAACTGTCCCATTTTGCCTAGATCATGTAGAAGTGAACATATTATAATGCTGTCTCGTTTTTCTTCTGTATTTACCCATTGAAGCCCATTGCATATATCATTTAATGCATTAAAAACATTTAAGCTATGTTCTGCAAGTCCTCCCTCTTTTGCTAAATGATATTGTGTACTACATGGTGCTTTGAAAAAATCTTTTGATTCCATATACCCAATTAAGTTATGGATGCCTTGCCTTTCTGTAGATAGCAGCAATCTTGTTATTGCATATTTTATTTCATTCATCTTTATACCTCCCAAATACTAATCTGATGTACATAGTTCTGTACTATGCCTTTCTTTTTTAACTTGCTATACTGTTTTGCTACTGCTAAAGGTGTCCTGTCTAATGCTGCAGCTGTAATTAACATTCCATCATAGGGATAGAAGTTTATAATATAATCTATCTCCTCAAGTGTGTAAGGCTTAGAACGTCTTAACATAAGACCACCTCATTAAAAAATTCATAATATTCCGAATATATTCTATGGTTTTAATCTGTATAAATTATCTCCCATACTCTTCTATGGTACTTAACCTTTTCATCTGCTGTCATATATCCTAGCCTCTCTATTGCATCTAAATATCCCATAAAATACAATCTAGCTTCTTTTGATGTTATTTGCTTATGTTTAACTTTAACTTGAATTTTTTCTAGTAGTGAGAGTACTAAATCGTCTTCCTCTTTACTAGTCATACAGCTACCTCCTTAATTCTTTCAAGCACTTCTTACATATCTTCTTTCCTTTATAATTTATTACGTCGCTTGCTTCACCGCAGAACACACATGCTGGATTATATTTCTTTAAGACTATCTGCTCACCATCTACATAAATTTCTAAAGCGTCCTTTTCTGCTATATTAAATGTTCTTCTCAATTCTTTAGGTATTACTACCCTTCCCAAGCTATCCAATTTTCTTACTATTCCTGTTGATTTCATTTTTAATTCCTCCTTTAATCTAATATCCATAAAATACTATACATTGCATAACATCCTGCTATAAAAGCCATTATTCCAAGCCACATACACACAATTTCTTTTAGGTCTAAGCTTTTAATTACATCTTTATATCCCATTTGGATGCCTTCTTTCCATATAAAGCACTCCGCCTAAATCCGATACATAATAATCTTTTAAATACTTTTTAGTAAGTTGCACTCTTTGTTTGTGATCTTTGTATGGTAAGCCAACAAAACAAGGCAATTTTTTTCTAGGCATTTTTCTCATCCCCTATATTAAATTTTTTTGTAGCTTGTCCATAGCTTCCAGGTATTCGCTCTCAGTTATAAGCTCTTTTTCACAATCTAGCTTTAAAGCTTGTATTGCTCTAGCATTACGTTTCGGAGTTCCTATGCTATATACAAAACCTGGTCTATCAACAATAAGATTGTTATTATCGATGTCTATATATACTTCCATTGTCAAATCCTCCTTTCCTTATTTTTACAAAGGTTTTATTGCACTTTTGTGGAATATATCACCATGAAAGTGAGGTGATATTTATGGGTACTTACAGAACTGCTCAAATCTGCCTTAATGGTCATGAGATAACTACGTCAGCAAACACTTCTCCTGAACTTATGGAAAATTTTTGTTCAAAATGTGGTGCAGCTACTATCACAAATTGTCCTATTTGTAATACTCCAATTCGTGGATCTTATCATGTTGAAGGTGTACTTTCATTAGGACATGAATATAAAATTCCATCATATTGCCATAATTGCGGTAAGCCGTATCCTTGGACTAAAACTGCTTTAGAATCTGCGAATGCATTAATTGAAGAAGACGAAAACTTAAATTCAGATGAAAAAAAACAATTTTGTGAAACATTACCTGATTTGATTGTCGAATCTCCAACGCCTAAGACACAATTAGCTACAGCTAGATTTAAAAGATTAATTTCTAAAGCTGCTACATATACCACTGATGGTGTTAAAGGTATAATTGTGAACATTGCATCTGAAGCTATTAAAAAATCTTTAGGACTTTGATTTTTCTAAATTAAATAATTTGTATCCAGGGCATTTATCATAACCACAATTATATGATTTATTGTTCTTAACCCAACATTTAGGACAACCATCATGTAATTTTTCTCCTGTATCTGATGAGAAATTTTCTTCAAGCTGCTCTTGAGATTTCACCTCAGGGGCAGTTTGCTTTATCTCTTTTACAATTTCAACATTATTGAAGTACCAATTTAAGGCAAACCTTTTTAGTTCCTCATGCTTAACAAATATAGGCATCTTTTCTTCATCTATTTGTGTAATAAATTCCTTTGATTCATTTCCAATAAAATAAACATCAATCCATGGGTATCTCTCATCAACTTCGAAACTTAATACTCCAATCTCTACAACAAGAATTGTTGATTCATCAATATTGATATTTGTGTCCGTTGTTTTTATTTTTTTATTCATATAATTTCCTCCCTTATACTACTATACTGTTTTTAATGGCAATGTCTTTAACTATAGCTACATATATTTCAATAAGTTTCTTGTCATTTGCTATAACATCAAGTAAATTAAGTTTATTAGCCTGTGTCTGTGTGCCTCCATTTAAAAGCACTCTAGCTCTCATATTTTTAAGCCTTTTATTTATGTCACTTCCTGCCCTTTCATCAAGAGCTTTATATATTTCTTTTTTTATTCCCTCATAATTTTTGCTTTTCATACAAATACGATTAATAAGAATGTTTGTTTTCTTTCTCCACTCTTCACTCGGATTTATTGTTATTACATCTTTCATATTTTGCACTTCTTGTTTTACTGCTGTTGTCTGCTCTTTAGTTTCCTCTAGTTGTAATCTTAAATCTTTTAAGCTCTGTGCTTGCAATATTATTAAATCCTCTATACATTGAGGCTTGTCCTCTTTAAGTTTGTTTTCACATTTTATGAAATAGTTTCTGTATTCGTGTGATTTTTCTGTTTTTGCCATCATTGCAATATGCTTTGCAAATTCAATTGATATTGCAAAATCCATTGTTTCATTGCCCTCGTCATTATGACGAACCCCTATCCAGTCAATATTTTCTTTAAAAAACTCATTGCTCTGTATATTTTTTGGATACCATCTTGACCAATTTGTTTTGTTTAGCCCTAATCCTAAATATAACTCCTTTGCACTTACTAATCCTTTATCAGATATTCTTATTAAGTTTTCCAATTTATCACTCCTTTTATATAAGCTTAATTACTCTTGATTATCTGCTTCTAGTTTTTTTATTAAACATTCTAATTCATCTTTTGTTAATTTATCAGCAATAATTTTGCCAAGTACATTAGCATACTTTTTTTCCAATTCCCTTGTATCCTTAGGCAAAACAAGAACTACTTCATACATTTTTATAACCCCCCATATACTTATCTAATTTATGTTATGCAAAATATAAATTTCCGTTACATAATAAAGGTTCTATAAAATTAATAATGCTAATTCTGTGTGACTTTTCTTTTTAATTTATTTCTTATCTTACCGTTTTTTCTCATATCCCTAACACTTTTGTGATAGTTGTATGCCTCTGTAATTTCCTCTAGTGAACATTTATATATTCTAGTTAGTGCTTGTAATGTTTCTACAGATGGTAGCCTATCTGAATATTCATACTTTCTATAACTCGCCTCTTTAAGACTAAGTGCAGCTGCCACACGTTCAGCTGATAATCCTGAGGC is from Clostridium acetobutylicum ATCC 824 and encodes:
- a CDS encoding helix-turn-helix domain-containing protein; the encoded protein is MDNRQRIITFKILRLASGLSAERVAAALSLKEASYRKYEYSDRLPSVETLQALTRIYKCSLEEITEAYNYHKSVRDMRKNGKIRNKLKRKVTQN
- a CDS encoding phage antirepressor Ant; its protein translation is MENLIRISDKGLVSAKELYLGLGLNKTNWSRWYPKNIQSNEFFKENIDWIGVRHNDEGNETMDFAISIEFAKHIAMMAKTEKSHEYRNYFIKCENKLKEDKPQCIEDLIILQAQSLKDLRLQLEETKEQTTAVKQEVQNMKDVITINPSEEWRKKTNILINRICMKSKNYEGIKKEIYKALDERAGSDINKRLKNMRARVLLNGGTQTQANKLNLLDVIANDKKLIEIYVAIVKDIAIKNSIVV
- a CDS encoding MazG nucleotide pyrophosphohydrolase domain-containing protein, with protein sequence MKINELAKEAYSNAKAHGFWEDFERIQDVIDEIMYGKTKLSPSSIKTFKINAICTRLMLITGEVSEAMEGLRKNDLNNFKEELADVAIRLGDLCGGLGIDLEEEIKKKMEINKDRPYKHGKAF
- a CDS encoding AbrB/MazE/SpoVT family DNA-binding domain-containing protein, with translation MKSTGIVRKLDSLGRVVIPKELRRTFNIAEKDALEIYVDGEQIVLKKYNPACVFCGEASDVINYKGKKICKKCLKELRR
- a CDS encoding ATP-binding protein, yielding MDQLNKITPTGTEKVSESSCNKLEETCTKCGKNIYKKVTILGIDRIVKTMCECESKAWHEKRQHEEMLKKQNRLNELITNSLMDEKFRESNFENWDFNKGSRSMYNLGRRYADNFKECKQQGLGLLIYGSAGNGKTYLASAIANELLKQYIPVVCVSINGLLSRIQKTYNSWGKEAESDIIRSFINADLLIIDDLGTEKSSEWSRSMIYNIVDSRYRSKLPLIITSNLEINPSKRHGVLADQYHERTESRIFEMCTPVENTSKSIRIEEAKKKTELLRKILY
- a CDS encoding HD domain-containing protein, translated to MNEIKYAITRLLLSTERQGIHNLIGYMESKDFFKAPCSTQYHLAKEGGLAEHSLNVFNALNDICNGLQWVNTEEKRDSIIICSLLHDLGKMGQFGKLNYIPNLISDRKGGYVQSEKKPFTTNSNLLSVPHEIRSIQIASHFIELTEEENFAILYHNGMYSDLKYQLNGKERSLQMLLHFADMWASRVIEKK
- a CDS encoding DUF2321 domain-containing protein: MGTYRTAQICLNGHEITTSANTSPELMENFCSKCGAATITNCPICNTPIRGSYHVEGVLSLGHEYKIPSYCHNCGKPYPWTKTALESANALIEEDENLNSDEKKQFCETLPDLIVESPTPKTQLATARFKRLISKAATYTTDGVKGIIVNIASEAIKKSLGL
- a CDS encoding phage replisome organizer N-terminal domain-containing protein yields the protein MADIKWIKIVVNIFDDEKIKLIEKMPEADALLVIWFKILCLSGKTNRSGLLMLSDKIYYTDEMLSSLFNRPLNTIRLALETFKKFGMIEIINDAYYITNWEKHQNIETLDKVREQTRLRVKKYREKLIESNANCNVTVTECNATEEERRKKNKNKKEEGEEEVNRIPWQDILIVWNDLPSPIKPLRNITDRRKDKVKARINSLKLTIEDILKAINNIKQSKFLQGGNGKQWIVDFDWIFKNDTNFTKVLEGRYNDKEVSNGPTKQDNTDRDREGIGIKL